The genomic window GTACGGCGTCTCGACGATTCTCCCGTTTGCATCAAATGTCGCTTTCGCCTCGGCGAGCGCACGTCCGCGCTCCAGGAGGTACGCCTCGGGGTGCGACGCGAGGAGCGCATCCCGCAGCGCAACGACCTCATCTATCTTCCGCAGCTGACGACTGATCGCGTGCGGGTGGACGACCATGCGCGTGTTCGATCGCAGCCGATCCGCGACGCGCTGCAGGTGCTCGATCGTGCTGTTCGCGGCATCAATGTCCTGCATGACGCGACCGAGCTCGTGGTAGCGCATGCGGTAGTGGTCGCGCACGGGAATTGCATCGCTCTCGAGCGCGTCGCGACGAAAATCGCCCCCGAGCTCCTCCAACCGATCGAGCCGCTCCAATGCTTCGAGGAATGCTTCGAGCGCGTTATCCTGCACCGCAATCTCCTGCACCGCACGCTCATCGTCATCCCCCACGAATCCCGCGAGCGCATCGCCTGCGATACGCGTCCACGGCAAGAGCTCTTCGAGTGCTTCCTCGCGTATGTGCAGCACGCGCGCATCCGCCGCTACGACATCTGCAGAGGGCTCCCGCTGCTCGGCCTCCTCCACCCGCGCCGCAACCTCGTCCGCGATGTCCACGAGGCGCAACCGCCGCGTTCTCCCCTCCTCCGTTACCTCCGGGAGATATCGGCGGTACTGCCGCAGGAACTCCGCGATCGCCTGACGCTCACGGTAGACGGCATCGGTCTTCGCCTCTTGCTCTGCAAGCTCCACCTGTCGCTCGTGCGGGAGCTCCGCCATGGGTACCATGCGTTCCACCATACGATCATCGTTGTTGAGTGATCGAGTACGCTCTCAACGTACCACACCGCGCCGCCTCGATCAAGCGGGGGCGCGTTGCGATCGGTACGCGCGCCGCGTGCACTCGGGGAGTCGCTCGATTGCGGAGCGCAGCATGGTGCGCGGCATGGCGTGCGCGTGCGCATCGAGGAAGCCCTCGAGCGTGCTCCGCGAACGCTTCCCCACCTCGCGGAGCATCCAGCCCGTCGCCTTCCGGATGAGGTCGTGCTCATCGCGGAGGAGCACGCGCGCGATCGCGAGCGTGTCATCGAACTCCCCGCGCGCGATGAACGCCATCGTGCTCACGATGGCGATGCGACGATCCCAGAGATGACGAGACCGCGCGAGCCGCAGGAGGACGCCGCGCGGGTGATCCCGGAGGTACGCGCCGACGATCTGGTACGCGGACGCGTCCACGAGATCCCAATTATTCACCTGTGCCGTCTGCGCGAGGTACAGGCGGAAGATGTCCCGCCGCACCGCGCGATCGCCTCGCGTAAACTGCGCGATGAGGATGAAGAGCGCGACGAGGCGATCCTCGTGCACCGCCGACGCGAGCAGTCGCTGCGCATCCGCGCGCGGGAGATCAGGGAACCGCTTCGCGATCGTCCGCTGCTGCGGAACGGTGAGCCCGAGGAAGCGGTCCCCTGCTCCGTACTCGCCCGGGTTGGTCTTGAAAAATCGTCGGGACACTGCCGCGCGCTCGGGGTCCGCTACCATGCGGATCGCTCTCTGCACCGCCACATACGATGTCATACGGTTGCACGCCGATACCGCGCTGGCGCAACGCGTTTTTTACTGAGGTTCACGACAATGCCGGCCGCCCCCATGGAAACCGCGAGCGCGGTGCCGCCGAAGGACACGAACGGGAGCGGGAGTCCGGTGAGCGGCAGGAGTCCGACCATCGCGCCGATGTTCACCACGGATTGCACGCCCCACCACGCGGCGATACCCACGAGCACGAGCCGATCAAATGCATCGTTCGCCTGGAAGGCATTCGCGAGGACGCGTGCGATGACGTACGCGATGAGCGCGAGGAACGCGACGGAGAACACGAACCCGATCTCCTCCGCGATGATCGCAAAAATCGAGTCCGAGATAACCTCCGGGAGGAACGAGAACTTCTGCCGCGAGTGGCCAAGCCCCTGACCGAACAGGCCGCCGGACCCCACCGCGAGAAGCGCCTGGTTCACCTGGTAGCCGATCCCCTGCGGATCGAGCTCCGGGTGGAGGAACGCGGTGAGTCGCGCGACGCGGTACGGCGCCGCAGCGACGAGTGCGCCGAACGACGCGACGCCGCCGGCGATGAGGAGCGCGA from bacterium includes these protein-coding regions:
- a CDS encoding DNA alkylation repair protein; this translates as MTSYVAVQRAIRMVADPERAAVSRRFFKTNPGEYGAGDRFLGLTVPQQRTIAKRFPDLPRADAQRLLASAVHEDRLVALFILIAQFTRGDRAVRRDIFRLYLAQTAQVNNWDLVDASAYQIVGAYLRDHPRGVLLRLARSRHLWDRRIAIVSTMAFIARGEFDDTLAIARVLLRDEHDLIRKATGWMLREVGKRSRSTLEGFLDAHAHAMPRTMLRSAIERLPECTRRAYRSQRAPA